In a single window of the Melissococcus plutonius ATCC 35311 genome:
- a CDS encoding glycoside hydrolase family 43 protein — protein sequence MGGLLADGGYNMRLFRSTSPQGPYRDAKGNIPIFNSSSNNDNWGIKLMGNYQFNQMTKASKAQGHNSAIITKDKQWYAVYHTRFSNSGEYHELRVHSMYMNEDLWPVVTPYEFADKENKVGKTKEIVGHYQFINHGTNTTNAITPTQNIYLSRDGKIMGSVSGSWQLKKNGNITLYINGVTYKGNAILQQDNQEHAPKKVVTFSAIGNNNETIWGSKIAN from the coding sequence ATGGGGGGACTTTTAGCAGATGGTGGTTATAATATGCGATTGTTCCGCTCAACCTCTCCACAAGGTCCGTACAGAGATGCTAAAGGTAATATTCCAATTTTTAATTCATCTTCCAATAATGATAATTGGGGAATTAAACTAATGGGAAATTATCAATTTAATCAAATGACAAAAGCCTCTAAAGCTCAAGGGCACAACTCGGCTATTATTACTAAAGATAAGCAATGGTATGCAGTTTATCATACTCGATTTAGCAATAGTGGCGAATACCATGAATTACGTGTACATTCAATGTATATGAATGAAGATTTATGGCCTGTTGTAACACCTTATGAATTTGCGGATAAAGAAAATAAGGTAGGGAAGACTAAAGAAATAGTTGGACACTATCAATTTATTAATCATGGAACGAACACAACTAATGCCATTACACCTACACAAAATATTTATTTATCTCGAGATGGAAAAATCATGGGAAGTGTATCAGGAAGTTGGCAATTAAAGAAAAATGGCAATATTACTTTGTATATCAATGGAGTTACCTATAAAGGCAATGCCATTCTCCAGCAAGATAATCAAGAACATGCACCAAAAAAAGTTGTGACATTTTCTGCAATCGGTAATAATAATGAAACAATTTGGGGAAGTAAAATAGCCAATTAG
- a CDS encoding L-ribulose-5-phosphate 4-epimerase, with amino-acid sequence MLEALKQEVFEANLELPRHGLIKYTWGNVSAIDRKEKLFVIKPSGVSYEAMKADDMVVCDLDRKVVEGKLNPSSDTPTHAVLYKHFAEIGGIVHTHSTWATIWAQAGLDVPAMGTTHADTFYGSVPCTRYLTQEEIDRGYEESTGDIIIQTFNERKLDPLAVPGVLLHGHGPFTWGKDAKSAVMNAVVLNEVCKMNLFTRSLNSFAEELPQRILDKHYLRKHGKDAYYGQK; translated from the coding sequence ATGTTAGAAGCGTTAAAACAAGAAGTGTTTGAAGCCAATCTAGAATTACCCAGACATGGATTAATCAAATATACTTGGGGAAATGTGAGTGCTATTGATCGAAAAGAAAAATTATTTGTGATTAAGCCTAGTGGTGTTAGCTATGAAGCGATGAAAGCAGATGATATGGTTGTTTGTGATCTAGATAGAAAGGTTGTAGAAGGAAAGTTAAATCCCTCTTCTGATACACCAACACATGCAGTATTGTATAAACATTTCGCAGAAATCGGTGGCATTGTTCACACACATTCAACCTGGGCAACAATTTGGGCACAAGCTGGATTGGATGTTCCAGCAATGGGAACAACGCATGCGGATACCTTTTATGGCTCTGTTCCTTGTACACGTTATCTGACCCAGGAAGAAATTGATCGAGGTTATGAAGAATCTACGGGTGACATAATCATCCAAACATTTAATGAAAGAAAACTTGATCCTTTAGCAGTTCCTGGTGTTTTATTACATGGTCACGGACCATTTACTTGGGGAAAAGATGCGAAAAGTGCGGTAATGAATGCTGTGGTATTGAATGAAGTTTGTAAAATGAATTTGTTTACAAGGTCATTAAACTCATTTGCAGAAGAATTACCCCAACGCATTTTAGATAAACATTATTTAAGAAAACATGGAAAAGATGCTTACTATGGACAAAAATAA
- a CDS encoding maltodextrin glucosidase, translating to MNKKKMNILLAFLLLITFSVVRTFEVQAADKKKQHTDTNRWVTTTKQRVSIHDPSTISVMENGKETFYIFGSHITEAKSTDLKNWQVPFNSEYENPENNLVLGNLKENLKESFAWAGYNDADSRGGYAIWAPDVIWNANYQWKNGDKGAYMYFYSASSTWRRSCIGFAVSKNVEGPYTYANTIVYSGFTEKDSTDGSDRNTNYQNTNLKKLISNGQVTGFNPKWSINNGHTYNTDYAPNAIDPVVFFDKDGKFWMTYGSWSGGIFILELNPTTGNPIYPKVDGDKGNGQIVDRYFGTKLTGGYHKSGESPYIVYDPSTNYYYLFETYGGTFSRWWL from the coding sequence ATGAATAAGAAAAAAATGAATATTCTACTTGCTTTTTTATTATTAATAACTTTTAGTGTTGTCAGAACATTTGAAGTACAGGCAGCAGACAAAAAGAAACAACATACAGATACAAATAGATGGGTAACAACGACAAAACAACGTGTGTCTATTCATGACCCTTCTACTATTTCTGTTATGGAAAATGGAAAAGAAACATTTTATATTTTTGGAAGTCATATTACTGAAGCAAAATCTACCGATCTGAAGAATTGGCAGGTACCTTTTAATTCTGAATATGAAAATCCGGAAAATAACTTAGTATTAGGTAATTTGAAAGAAAATTTAAAGGAATCTTTTGCATGGGCAGGATACAATGATGCGGATAGTAGGGGTGGTTATGCCATTTGGGCACCAGATGTTATCTGGAATGCGAATTATCAATGGAAAAATGGCGATAAAGGCGCTTATATGTATTTTTATTCTGCTTCTTCTACTTGGCGTCGTTCCTGTATAGGTTTTGCTGTTTCAAAAAATGTCGAGGGACCATATACTTATGCCAATACCATTGTTTATTCAGGATTTACTGAAAAAGATTCAACAGATGGCAGTGATCGTAATACCAATTATCAAAATACAAATCTGAAAAAATTAATTTCTAATGGACAGGTAACAGGCTTCAATCCAAAATGGAGCATTAATAATGGGCACACATATAATACAGACTATGCGCCAAATGCGATTGATCCAGTGGTATTTTTTGATAAAGACGGAAAATTTTGGATGACTTATGGTTCTTGGTCAGGTGGAATTTTTATTTTAGAATTAAATCCAACAACAGGAAATCCCATTTATCCTAAAGTAGATGGCGATAAAGGAAATGGTCAAATTGTAGATCGATATTTTGGTACTAAATTAACAGGGGGATACCATAAATCTGGCGAATCTCCTTATATTGTTTATGATCCATCTACCAATTACTATTATTTATTTGAAACTTATGGGGGGACTTTTAGCAGATGGTGGTTATAA
- a CDS encoding aldose epimerase family protein — protein MDIRVKDFGKEEKLYSLVNNNGIILEVTTFGARIVNLYVPVETEKRNIVFGFDSTEEYQEKDTYIGSTIGRVAGRIRKGEFNIQDRWYQAAINTQEGNTLHGGPDSFETKSWTALTGQTKDRVSVEFSLTSKDGENGFPGNLQISVTYTLNNNNEWIINYKATTDQPTLFNPTNHVYFNLTGDPSQSVAEHQLMLEADQFAVVDQATLPTGEKRTVEGSPFDFRKVAPIKQAFESTNEQNKLVDGLDHPFFLNKPGTKNAKAKLIAPDKRVAVEVFTDQSAIVIFTAQLPDKWLIHGKPLIYHGGITFETQVCPGAEEFPEFGNIDLFPGEIYESRTCYRILTEDQ, from the coding sequence ATGGATATCAGGGTAAAAGATTTTGGTAAGGAAGAAAAATTGTATTCACTTGTAAATAATAACGGAATCATTTTAGAAGTAACAACCTTTGGCGCTCGAATTGTCAATTTGTATGTTCCCGTAGAGACCGAAAAAAGAAATATTGTTTTTGGATTTGATTCCACAGAAGAATATCAAGAAAAAGATACTTATATAGGATCAACAATTGGTCGAGTAGCTGGACGAATTAGAAAAGGCGAGTTTAATATTCAAGATAGATGGTATCAGGCGGCTATAAATACACAAGAAGGTAATACTTTACATGGTGGCCCAGATAGTTTTGAAACAAAAAGTTGGACGGCATTAACAGGTCAAACGAAAGATCGAGTTAGTGTGGAATTTTCGCTAACTAGCAAGGATGGTGAGAATGGATTTCCAGGGAACTTGCAAATCTCAGTAACCTATACACTTAATAATAATAATGAATGGATTATAAATTATAAAGCAACAACTGATCAACCAACCTTATTTAATCCAACGAATCATGTGTATTTTAATCTAACAGGTGATCCAAGTCAATCAGTTGCAGAACATCAGTTAATGTTAGAGGCAGATCAGTTTGCTGTCGTCGATCAAGCGACCTTACCAACGGGCGAAAAACGAACAGTTGAAGGTTCACCATTTGATTTTCGTAAGGTAGCACCAATAAAGCAGGCTTTTGAATCAACAAATGAACAAAATAAATTGGTTGATGGATTGGATCATCCATTTTTCTTAAACAAACCTGGAACTAAAAATGCTAAAGCAAAATTAATTGCACCTGATAAAAGGGTCGCTGTTGAAGTATTTACAGATCAATCCGCCATTGTTATTTTCACTGCCCAATTACCTGATAAATGGCTAATACATGGTAAACCACTTATTTATCATGGAGGAATTACCTTTGAAACCCAAGTTTGTCCAGGAGCAGAAGAATTTCCAGAATTTGGAAATATCGATTTATTTCCTGGAGAAATTTATGAAAGTAGAACATGTTATCGAATTTTAACGGAAGATCAATAA
- a CDS encoding xylulokinase, with the protein MEKDQAVIDIKNGKTSLGIELGSTRIKAVLIDSQHEPIATGSFEWENQLENGYWTYSIDEIWKGIQASYAGMAAEVKRLLGLSIEKIGCIGFSAMMHGYMAFDKDEQLLTSFRTWRNSNTEEAAKILTNLFNFNIPERWSIAHLYQVILDKEAHVSTIDYITTLAGYIHWQLTGEMVLGIGDVPGMFPIDEVTKNYDQEKTKQFNQLIEKHGFSLKLEDIFPKVLTAGTTAGHLTEKGAHLLDPSGNLQAGIPLCPPEGDAGTGMTVTKSVAVRTGNVSAGTSIFAMIVLERNLKAVHPEIDLVTTPAGEPVAMVHANNCSSDINAWIKLFGEFANLAGISLSTNQLFQLLFEQALKGEKDCGNMLAYGYFSGENITNIKEGRPLFIRTPESNFNLANFMRLQLFSAVGALKIGMDILRNDEQVQVDKLMGHGGLFKTKDVGQKIVAAAMQAPIETMETAGEGGAWGIALLAAYLQEKQPNESLADFLDHKIFQKNKSSQVMPDSEDVNGFEKFIERYKNGLPIEQAAIDYLK; encoded by the coding sequence GTGGAAAAAGATCAAGCTGTTATAGATATCAAAAATGGAAAAACTTCTTTAGGCATTGAATTAGGATCAACTAGGATAAAAGCTGTTTTAATTGATAGTCAGCATGAACCTATTGCTACAGGTAGCTTTGAATGGGAAAATCAACTAGAAAATGGTTATTGGACCTATTCAATTGACGAAATTTGGAAAGGTATACAGGCAAGCTATGCAGGGATGGCAGCAGAAGTGAAACGATTGCTTGGTTTATCGATTGAAAAAATTGGTTGTATAGGGTTTAGCGCTATGATGCATGGCTATATGGCATTTGATAAAGACGAGCAGCTATTGACGTCTTTTCGAACATGGAGAAATAGTAATACAGAAGAGGCTGCAAAAATATTAACAAATCTGTTTAATTTTAATATTCCAGAACGTTGGAGTATTGCACATTTATACCAAGTAATTCTAGATAAAGAAGCACATGTGTCAACAATTGATTACATAACAACTTTGGCTGGGTATATTCATTGGCAGTTAACGGGCGAAATGGTTTTAGGTATTGGCGATGTTCCTGGTATGTTTCCAATTGATGAAGTAACTAAAAATTATGATCAAGAAAAAACAAAACAATTTAATCAACTTATTGAAAAACATGGATTCTCATTGAAATTAGAAGATATTTTTCCAAAAGTATTGACTGCTGGAACTACAGCCGGTCATTTAACTGAAAAAGGCGCTCATTTATTAGATCCATCGGGAAATCTCCAAGCTGGAATTCCTTTATGCCCACCTGAGGGTGATGCCGGAACGGGCATGACAGTAACCAAAAGTGTTGCTGTCCGTACAGGAAATGTTTCAGCCGGGACTTCTATTTTTGCAATGATTGTTCTTGAAAGAAATTTAAAAGCGGTTCATCCAGAAATCGATTTAGTAACTACACCAGCTGGTGAACCAGTCGCTATGGTCCATGCAAATAATTGTTCCTCTGATATTAATGCTTGGATAAAGTTATTCGGCGAATTTGCAAATTTAGCCGGAATTTCTTTATCAACCAATCAACTTTTTCAATTATTATTTGAACAAGCATTAAAGGGAGAAAAAGATTGTGGAAATATGCTTGCTTATGGCTATTTCTCTGGAGAAAATATCACAAATATAAAAGAAGGACGTCCACTATTCATACGTACACCTGAAAGTAATTTTAATTTAGCGAATTTTATGCGTCTTCAATTATTTTCTGCTGTGGGTGCATTAAAAATTGGTATGGACATTCTTCGAAATGACGAACAAGTTCAAGTGGATAAACTGATGGGACATGGCGGCTTATTTAAAACCAAAGATGTTGGTCAGAAAATTGTTGCAGCAGCCATGCAGGCTCCAATTGAAACAATGGAAACAGCTGGTGAGGGTGGAGCTTGGGGCATTGCCTTATTAGCAGCCTATTTACAGGAAAAACAACCTAATGAATCATTGGCAGATTTCCTTGATCATAAAATTTTTCAAAAAAATAAAAGTAGTCAAGTAATGCCAGATAGTGAAGATGTCAATGGTTTTGAAAAATTTATTGAACGATATAAAAACGGATTACCAATTGAACAGGCAGCTATTGATTACTTAAAATAG
- a CDS encoding GntR family transcriptional regulator: MKKTKYQIIADDIRSAILSKSLQVNTSIPSELQLQKKYQVSRHTVRQAMALLVNEGYLRKERGSGTYVSDVYLKQLKPVNKKTIGVITTYLSDYIFPSIIRGIEKELSRNNYSLLLASTNNDVTQERKSLEQMLARQVDGLIIEPTKSNQYNPNLSYYLALKERRTPFVMLNAYYEELDVPAICLDDVQAGYLAVDYLLSEGHTSIGLITKIDDLQGKNRMRGYIRAFESHHKLFESEKSFTYTTESKMQMLQMVKNSLLDPKQAITALACYNDEIALEMVTLAKELNLKIPDQLSIIGQDDSFLSKASEISLTTITHPKEKMGHDAARWIIEATQEKKELPQQILYTPKLIKRDSTMTLSSN; encoded by the coding sequence ATGAAAAAAACAAAATATCAAATAATTGCAGATGATATTCGTTCGGCAATCCTTTCTAAATCATTACAAGTGAATACGTCTATCCCATCTGAGTTGCAATTACAAAAAAAATATCAAGTTAGTCGTCACACGGTTAGACAAGCTATGGCTTTACTCGTGAATGAAGGATATTTAAGAAAAGAAAGAGGTTCAGGAACCTATGTCAGTGATGTGTATCTGAAACAATTAAAACCTGTAAATAAAAAGACAATTGGCGTTATTACAACTTATTTGTCTGATTATATTTTTCCATCGATTATTCGTGGCATAGAAAAAGAATTAAGTCGCAATAATTATTCATTGCTTTTAGCAAGTACGAATAACGATGTGACGCAAGAACGTAAGAGTTTAGAACAAATGCTCGCTAGACAGGTGGATGGATTGATTATTGAACCAACGAAAAGTAATCAATATAATCCAAACCTTTCTTACTATTTAGCATTAAAAGAAAGACGTACGCCTTTTGTTATGCTTAATGCCTACTATGAAGAACTGGATGTTCCAGCAATTTGTTTGGATGATGTACAGGCTGGTTATTTAGCAGTTGACTATTTATTAAGTGAGGGACATACATCTATTGGATTAATTACTAAGATTGATGATTTACAAGGAAAAAATCGAATGCGGGGATATATTCGGGCCTTTGAATCACACCATAAATTATTTGAATCAGAAAAAAGTTTTACTTATACTACAGAAAGTAAAATGCAAATGCTTCAGATGGTTAAAAATAGCTTGTTAGATCCAAAACAGGCAATTACTGCACTTGCATGTTATAATGATGAAATTGCACTTGAAATGGTAACTTTAGCAAAAGAGTTAAACCTAAAAATTCCTGACCAGCTATCTATTATTGGCCAAGATGATTCATTTTTGAGTAAGGCTTCAGAAATTTCTTTAACAACAATTACCCATCCAAAAGAAAAAATGGGACATGATGCTGCAAGATGGATTATTGAAGCAACACAAGAAAAAAAAGAGCTTCCTCAACAGATTTTGTATACACCAAAGTTAATTAAAAGGGATTCAACAATGACCTTATCTTCAAATTGA